A region from the Lolium perenne isolate Kyuss_39 chromosome 4, Kyuss_2.0, whole genome shotgun sequence genome encodes:
- the LOC127294459 gene encoding uncharacterized protein, with the protein MASDTNNLVLHIRILVRSSTRLAYHCACHHLEALGAAIVLLLLHGLCPTLFAFMLSSSPVIVLTALLLGALLSYGEANVPLDGDETLEEHEFLPLKSNICISDCLIKEVQNVAIKAQLKKRTDIDSCEVYVRERASDDDFTCDAPCEEKNVAYIASDAAVLSGEEFIEEERTPNDDLQGTHCEEKNVTFVSDDTVLSAEAFNHTKIDATAECEEHTKEIDEKAELQELESTCTGSCNDGVHGQYQFGEFMRSCWQPVMRQDPPCYDSESDLTDESSSADASMTDIIPMIEELHSMINSATGQLSLASRDSLNSSSDDNEDDLGEEEEEEDVSSGDEEGAEWEQDNQNNWKDGVHLNCMDMEQTSQLENLVDLQRAKNILKFELDMRLFDLQAADTTRKMKDASTFHVQVPSISTPRHNPFNPSRDSEETIDLPPIPGSAPSLYLPRRNLFDLPFDRAVHHRSRLQESWTPRARFRSAQNMKHRNSYEQNYSCYLQHGNCVKLDNGEICDNHSDHYAEKEGNNVKLFGSLEAHLGEEMKILSTAISDVGMLGEVNHGIDEGNKTTNSTDDTSSSSGLNIHIDEPFAVEADAMSEVNSLFKCRMQDVLVQSISERSVCQPLEVKPEDIPSVLLSSDLWMHVDEAISVEELQFARLDEEALTCAPSDLDGWSRSIRDGLSEALPVVEEQSSELPTELDGCRELSTSGDQQSADISERNELPVLGISSVKAMDSLFEQFEEVQLSNGRSKINMPQDILRELEVDPVELNSTSQIIDAETL; encoded by the coding sequence ATGGCTTCCGATACCAACAATCTTGTGCTGCACATCAGAATTCTAGTGCGTTCCTCTACCAGACTTGCCTATCATTGTGCTTGCCACCATCTTGAAGCACTCGGTGCCGCAATTGTGTTGCTGCTTCTACATGGACTGTGTCCTACTCTGTTCGCCTTCATGCTGTCTTCCTCTCCGGTCATCGTTTTAACCGCTCTTCTTCTCGGAGCACTATTGAgttatggtgaagccaatgtacCCTTGGATGGAGATGAGACACTGGAGGAGCATGAATTTCTCCCCCTTAAATCCAACATTTGTATTAGCGACTGTTTAATCAAAGAGGTTCAGAATGTTGCTATCAAGGCACAGTTAAAGAAGCGAACTGATATTGACAGTTGTGAAGTATATGTCAGGGAGAGAGCTTCTGATGATGATTTTACATGTGACGCTCCGTGTGAAGAAAAAAATGTCGCATACATTGCCTCTGATGCTGCTGTTCTTAGTGGAGAAGAATTTATTGAGGAGGAGAGAACTCCCAATGATGATTTGCAAGGTACTCACTGTGAAGAGAAAAATGTCACATTTGTGTCAGATGATACCGTTCTAAGTGCAGAGGCTTTTAACCATACCAAAATCGATGCCACTGCGGAGTGTGAAGAGCATACTAAGGAAATCGACGAGAAGGCCGAGCTGCAAGAGCTTGAAAGCACTTGTACTGGAAGCTGTAACGATGGAGTACACGGCCAATATCAGTTTGGTGAATTCATGAGATCATGTTGGCAACCTGTCATGAGGCAGGATCCTCCTTGTTATGACTCTGAATCTGATCTTACTGATGAGAGCTCTTCTGCTGACGCGTCCATGACCGACATTATCCCAATGATTGAGGAGCtgcactcaatgataaactcagcGACTGGCCAGCTTTCCTTGGCCTCCAGAGACAGCTTGAATTCCTCATCCGATGATAATGAAGATGACcttggggaggaggaggaggaggaagatgttaGCTCAGGTGACGAGGAAGGAGCAGAATGGGAGCAAGATAACCAAAATAACTGGAAAGATGGTGTTCATCTAAATTGCATGGATATGGAGCAAACTAGTCAGTTGGAGAACCTGGTAGACCTTCAAAGAGCAAAAAACATTCTGAAGTTTGAGCTTGACATGAGGTTATTTGACCTGCAAGCTGCTGATACAACTAGGAAAATGAAGGATGCATCAACCTTCCATGTTCAGGTCCCTTCCATTTCCACCCCAAGACATAACCCATTCAATCCTTCAAGAGATTCAGAGGAAACTATAGATTTACCACCGATTCCCGGTTCAGCGCCATCCCTTTACCTTCCACGGCGAAACCTATTTGATCTTCCATTCGACCGAGCCGTGCACCATCGCAGTCGATTGCAGGAAAGCTGGACTCCTCGCGCGCGCTTTCGATCAGCACAAAATATGAAGCACAGGAATTCTTATGAAcaaaattattcttgttatctgCAACATGGCAATTGTGTCAAACTGGACAATGGTGAAATTTGTGATAATCACTCGGACCACTATGCTGAGAAAGAAGGGAACAATGTCAAGCTATTTGGTTCGCTGGAAGCACATTTAGGTGAAGAGATGAAAATATTAAGCACCGCGATTTCAGATGTGGGCATGTTAGGAGAGGTAAATCATGGAATAGATGAAGGCAACAAGACTACTAATTCCACAGATGATACAAGTTCTTCATCGGGATTAAATATTCATATTGATGAACCATTTGCCGTGGAAGCAGACGCCATGAGTGAAGTGAACTCACTATTCAAGTGCCGTATGCAGGACGTTCTGGTACAGTCCATTTCAGAGCGTAGTGTCTGTCAACCCTTGGAAGTTAAACCTGAAGACATACCGAGTGTCTTGTTATCTTCAGACTTATGGATGCATGTTGACGAAGCAATTTCAGTTGAGGAGCTGCAATTTGCACGACTCGATGAAGAAGCGCTGACCTGTGCTCCTTCTGACCTCGATGGTTGGAGCCGGTCGATTCGAGATGGATTGAGTGAAGCATTACCGGTGGTAGAAGAGCAGAGTTCAGAGCTCCCGACTGAATTAGATGGGTGCAGAGAGCTATCAACTTCAGGAGATCAGCAGAGTGCAGATATTTCTGAACGAAATGAGCTTCCTGTTCTAGGAATAAGCTCAGTCAAGGCGATGGACTCGCTCTTCGAGCAATTTGAAGAGGTGCAGTTAAGCAATGGTCGTAGCAAAATCAACATGCCTCAAGATATATTACGTGAACTGGAGGTGGATCCAGTGGAGCTTAACTCCACATCGCAGATTATCGACGCCGAAACTCTCTAA